The region tcgtaaccttatgacacgcgtgttaatgacacgcaatgcgtatcaagaaagcccctatcaagaaaggccatgtcataaatgaagatgacacacatttttgcgtatcgtaaatttaaatgtttaaaaaatatatatttatatatttattaatttttaagtgaaatttgcatttaatgtctcataatagaaataaaataccatatacaaaaaatacaatccattgcataaaatttaatgtcatacaattctatttcttacaatatataaattttcattcatctaatctactgtgtttcatactaacaatttaaatgaagaatgcaacacttgcatttgTAGCATCTTATCTCTTTTAGCTTaagctttcttttcctcttctaatTCCAGAGTTATTCACTTTCATCAACCctgtaaacacaacacaaaatcacttgtcattttcattctacatttaaaattaattcttattaggacattctacttttaaacctaccaatctagcaattttttcaaaaaatataatttataatttttttgtggaaagtacattgttatttcttgaatACAAGATGTTACAAAACTTACCTTTGCAGCCATACATGAATCAATTATTTTCTTAGCTTcagaaagaacctgaaacaaaaaGCTTATGTTCCATATTAATACTAAAAGAAAAAAAGGCTTTGATTGTTTGAAGGGAAAAATGCATACATCAATGAGGATATCAAGTAGGAAGTATACTGATGAACAAAAGAGTGAATGTGATCAAAAGTCAATATGTACGACACCTGTGACTTGTGATCTCACTTAAACCATTCCCCTGtcaaatttattaaaaaataatgcAAATTTGagataaataaatatgaaaaggAAGGATATTATAATTATGTATAATAATCTAACTCTATGAAAGGTTTCTTATCTTTTCCAGCAGTTGAAGCAACCTCCAAAAACTCCTTATACTCCTGTGTCCACCTTCTAACTGGCAACTCAGTGATGTGGAGGGTACTTTCGTCCTCATCCTGAACAATATTTATCcagcaaataaataaataaataaatatataacatcaattttcatattaAGAAAAAGAAATCCCAAACGTTTGGGGGAAAGTTGTTGTGGATATGTTGGCTACTTCTAACAAACACCAAACCTGCTAATTGGATGAGATCGGAGTATGAAATTGGTCCACCTTTAGAGTAAGAATCGATCTCTTTTTTTGCTTCTTCCACCATTGATAAAGCAGCAGAAAGTCCTTTGTTTTCTggtctctcaatctcagagcttcacacacacacacacacaaaaaaaagtaTAAATTCAAACATTTTAAGAGCTTTGTAAGATGTGGAAGATGGGaaatacctgaagcgtatggatCCATTAGGGCCTCTAGTTTTTGTTGGCTAAAAGCTTAACAATAAAGAAATTAATTTTAACTAATAAAGCAACTCTCACTAAGTAAGCTAAAGTGTAACAATTATATGTTATGATTCAGACCTTATCATATGTCATAGAATCATTAAGTGCTAATGTTAATAGGGGTGAAATCAGCTCTGGATTTGCCTGAAATTCAAACAACAATTCAAATTTCTCAAAAAGAGCAATTCTAAAGGGTAAATTGCAGGAAATATCAATACGCAATGTGCTTACATTTCTTTATCTAAATATCTTATAACAGAAATATAAACTTCATGGTTTACCTTAATGGCTTTATAGAGGGTCATCTTTATACTTGCTgccaaataaaaaaagaaaaagttcAAGTTCAAGTATCTGTAAATATAATTACTAGTGTTTGTAAACTGtaattcacataaaatgatgTAGTTGATACGTAATTGTGACTTGGCATCCACATcagcaaagtttttaaaaaaatatattataaagcATGAGTTAAAATAAAAGCAATTGAAGAGCTTACATTGAAAGTCTGAACGTTGTCTTCTTTGTATCAAATCAGCAGCATTAGCTGCCTCAATGAATGGGCTCGAGATTGGGCTGGAGCCTGCCACCAATTCCTATGAAGAGAGAACAACTGGCGGAAACTCAATGATCACATCACTCAAATTCATCAAAGAACTATAAGTTTTAAGTTTCTTCATATCTTAATTAACATCGTATTTTTCCCATTATATTATTGTAGCTTTGAGTTATGAGATTAAGAAGGTTGGAATTACTTTTATGATTACTGTAGTTATTGCATTAAGGTACATTGATTTTGTGTAATCAGTTGCTAAGATTATTAGAATTAGTGAAATCGAGGGTTGATCGATAATGGAAAGTAAAAACCGAAAGGGGAGTAAAAGAGAAGCATAATCACCATGCTAATGGCAGCCCCAAAGCAGTTAAGAAC is a window of Lactuca sativa cultivar Salinas chromosome 1, Lsat_Salinas_v11, whole genome shotgun sequence DNA encoding:
- the LOC122197874 gene encoding thylakoid lumenal 29 kDa protein, chloroplastic, with amino-acid sequence MELVAGSSPISSPFIEAANAADLIQRRQRSDFQSSIKMTLYKAIKANPELISPLLTLALNDSMTYDKPTKTRGPNGSIRFSSEIERPENKGLSAALSMVEEAKKEIDSYSKGGPISYSDLIQLAGLVFDEDESTLHITELPVRRWTQEYKEFLEVASTAGKDKKPFIEGMVLSEAKKIIDSCMAAKG